The nucleotide sequence GCCCGTGACCCTGGTGGTCGCCGCGGGCAAGATCCCGCAGGTGAACGGTCGATCCGTCGACCAGGCCAACGCGACCCTCGCCCAGGCGGGCCTCGTCGGCGAGCCGGGGAAGCAGAGCTTCAGCGACGACGTGGACACGGGCGAGGTCATCTCGGTCTACGCCCTCGACCAGAACCCGGTGCGCTCGGGACTCGGCGACGCCCCCGGCAGCAAGGTGGGGCTCGAGATCTCCAAGGGTCCGGACCTCGTGGCGGTGCCGAAGGTCGTCGGCCTCACGCGCGATGGAGCGAAAGCCGAGCTCGACAAGGCGGGCTTCAAGTACGCGTACTCCGCGTTCTGGGACGCCCTCCCCGACAGCATCACCAAGGTCGCGTCGGCGAGCCCGGATGCGGGGGCCATGGTCCGCCGCGGGTCCACCGTGAACCTCGGCATCACCGCCTCCGGCTGATCCGGCGCGCGCCACCGCGGTCCTGGTACGACGATGCCCCGCCACCCAGAGGGCCGCGGGGCATCGTCGTGCGGGCGGGATCAGCTGCGCGCGGCGGCCAGCTCCTCGGCCACGAGGAACGCGAGCTCGAGGCTCTGCATGTGGTTGAGCCGCGGGTCGCACAGCGACTCGTAGCGGGTGGCCAGCGTCGCCTCGTCGATGTGCTCGGATCCGCCCAGGCACTCGGTGACGTCGTCGCCGGTGAGCTCGATGTGGATGCCGCCGGGATGCGTGCCCGCCGCCCGGTGCGCCTGGAAGAAGCCCTGCACCTCGTCGACGACGTCGTCGAAGCGCCGCGTCTTGTAGCCGGTGGGCGTGGTGAGGCCGTTGCCGTGCATGGGGTCGGTGACCCAGAGGGGGTTCGCGTCCGACGCCTTCACCGCCTCGAGCAGGGGCGGCAGGGCGTCGCGGATCCTGCCGGCGCCCATGCGCGTGATGAAGGTGAGGCGGCCGGGCTCGCGGTCCGGGTCGAGCTTCTCGATGAGCTCGTGCACCGTATCCGGCGTCGTCGACGGCCCGAGCTTGACGCCCAGCGGGTTGCGCACGCGCGACAGGAAGTCGACGTGCGCCCCGTCGAGGTCGCGCGTGCGCTCCCCGATCCAGATGAAGTGCGCCGAGGTGTTGTACGGCGTGCCGGTGCGCGAGTCGATGCGCGTCATGGGCCGCTCGTAGTCCATGAGGAGGCCCTCGTGGCCGGTGTAGAACTCGACGCGCTTGAGGTCGTCGAAGTCCGCGCCCGCGGCCTCCATGAACTTGATGGCGCGATCGATGTCGCGCGCGAGCTGCTCGTAGCGCTGGTTCGCCGGATTCGCGGCGAAGCCCTTGTTCCAGCTGTGCACCTCGCGGAGGTCGGCGAAGCCGCCCTGCGTGAAGGCGCGGATGAGGTTCAGGGTCGATGCGGCCGTGTGGTACCCCTTCACGAGGCGCGCGGGATCCGCGGCGCGCGACTCGGGCGTGAAGTCGTAGCCGTTGACGATGTCGCCGCGGTACGCCGGCAGCGTCAGGTCGCCGCGCGTCTCGGAGTCGCTCGAGCGGGGCTTGGCGAACTGGCCCGCCATGCGGCCCATCTTCACCACGGGCATGGCCGCGCCGTAGGTGAGGACCACGGCCATCTGGAGCACGGTCTTCACGCGGTTGCGGATGGCGTCGGCCGTGGCGCCCGCGAAGGTCTCGGCGCAGTCGCCGCCCTGGAGGAGGAACGCGCGTCCGTCGGCGGCGGCGGCGAGGCGCGAGCGCAGGAGGTCGACCTCGCCGGCGAAGACCAGGGGCGGCAGCAGGGCGATCTCGGCGGACGCGGCATGGACGGCCGCGGCATCCGGCCACTGCGGCTGCTGCTTGACCTCGAGGGTGCGCCAGTGGTCGAGGCCCGCGAGGACGTCGGGATGGGCGGGGACGAGGTGCTCAGAGGCCACGGTGGGATCCCGGTTCGTGTCGTGCGCGTGGTGCGCGGTGGAGGCTGTGCGGGAGACGGTCAGCGGGCCGCGCTCGCGCGCTTCTCCTTGACCGAGGTCGCATAGACGTCGACGTACTCCTGGCCGCTCAGCCTCGAGAGCTCGTACATGATCTCGTCGGTGATGGAGCGGAGGATGAAGCGGTCTCCCTCGAGGCCGGCGAACCTACTGAAATCTAGCGGCTCGCCGATGACCACACCAATCCGGCGGACCTTCGGGATGCGGGTGCCGATGGGCATGACCTTCTCGGTGTCGATCATCGCGATCGGGACGACCGGGACGTCGCCCTCGAGGATCATGCGGGCGACGCCGGTGCGGCCGCGGTACATGCGGCCGTCGGGGCTGCGGGTGCCCTCGGGGTAGATGCCGAGCATGCGGCCCTCGGCGAGCACGCGGAGGCCGGTGTTGAGGGACGCCTCGGATGCCTTGCCGCCGGAGCGGTCGATGGGGAGCATGCCCGTGGCCGTGAAGAACATCTTGGTGGCCCAGCCCTTGAGGCCGGTTCCCGTGAAGTAGTCGCTCTTGGCGAGGAAGACGAGGTTGCGGTCCACCAGCAGCGGGAGGAACACCGAGTCGATGAAGGACAGGTGGTTGCTCGCGAGGATGACGCCGCCCTTGGCGGGGATGTTCTCGATCCCCGTGACCCAGGGCCGGAACGTGCTCCGGAGGAGGGGTCCGGCGACCAGGTTCTTCATGAACCAGTAGAACATCGTCGGTCACCTTCCGGGTGGGGTCGCCTCAAGCATAGGCGGCCGGGCAGGCGCGACGCCGCAGCCCGGCGACCGGGCTCAGGCCCCGTGGTGCAACGCGGCGGCGTGGCGACGGGCGAGGTCCGCCGCGCCGACGACGCCGGCGTCGTTGACGAGCTCGGCGATGCGGAACTCCGGCTCCGGGTGGTAGCCGCGGGCCGGGAGGTGCGCGAGGTAGGCCTCGCGGATCGGGTCGAGCAGCAGGTCGCCCGCCTGCGCGACGCCGCCGCCGATCACGAACATCTGGGGATCGAGGATCGCGCCGATGCTCGCGGCCGCCTCGCCGAGCCAGCCGCCCAGGCGGCGGAGGGCGAGGAGGGCGCCGGGGTCGCCGGCCTGGATGAGGTCGCTGACGTCGTGGCCGGTGAGCGTGCCCACCTCGCGGCGGCGGGCGGCGAGTCCCTCGCCGTGCGTTCCGCCGAGGTCGGCCAGCTCGTCGGCGGTGCGCAGGAGCGCGCGGCCGGATCCGTACTGCTCGATGCAGCCGCGGGCGCCGCAGCCGCAGGGCAGGCCGTCGGGCACCACGCGCATGTGGCCGAGCTCCGCGCCCGCGCCGAAGCCGCCGCGGAACAGGCGGTCGTCCGCGACGATCGCGCCGCCGACGCCCGTGCCGATGGTGAGGGTCACCATGTCGCTGACGAGGCGGCCAGCGCCGTAGCGGAACTCGGCCCAGCCGGCGGCGTTCGCGTCGTTCTCGATGACGATGGGGAGGTCGATCCGGCCGCGCAGCTTCTCGCGCACCGGCTCGTTGCGCCAGTTGATGTTCGGGGCGTAGTAGACGGTGGACTGCGCGGCGTCGATGAAGCCGGCCGCCGCGACGCCGACCGCGACGACGTCGGGGTGCAGGGCGCGGAGCCGCTCGACCATGCCGACGACGGCCTCGACGATCGCGTCCGGGCTGCTCGCCTCCGTGGGCGTGCGCTCCTCCGCCGCGATGACGCCGAGCTCGTCGACCACGGCTCCCGCGATCTTGGTCCCGCCGATGTCGATCCCTATTGCATGCACTCCGCGGGCCCTTCCTCATCGTCTCGCCCGTCGATCCTACTGACGCGCCGGACGCCCCCGACCGGGGACGAGCGCCCGGGAGCCCCCCGCCGATAGGCTGACCACATCCATTTCCGGTACCGAGGGAGTTGCCGTGGAACAGCACACCATGCCCGCCGTCGTCGAGGCGAGACCCGACGACAACATCACCGACGTCCTGGTGCACCGCGTGAGGACGAGCCCCGACGCTCCGCTCTTCGCGCTGCCGGACGGGACCGGGGGATGGAGCGACGTGTCGGCTGCCGAGTTCCACCGCCAGGTCGTCGCCCTCGCCAAGGGCCTCGTGGTCGCCGGGATCGAGCCGGGCGAGCGCATCGGCATGATGTGCCGGACCCGCTACGAGTGGACGCTCGTCGACTTCGCGGTCTTCTTCGCGGGCGCCGTCCTCGTGCCCGTCTACGAGACCTCCTCCCCCGGCCAGGTGCACTGGAACATGCAGGACTCCGGCGCGGTCGCGATGATCCTCGAGTCGGCCGACCACTTCGCGCGCTTCGACGAGGTGCACCCGGAGCTGCCGGCGGTGCGTCGCGTCTGGCAGATCGACCTCGGCGACCTGGACAAGCTCGCCGAGCAGGGCGTCGACGTGCCGGATGCCGAGATCGAGCGTCGCCGCAACATCGCGGTCGGCTCGGACATGGCGACGCTCATCTACACGTCGGGCACCACTGGCCGACCCAAGGGCTGCATCCTCACGCACGCCAACTTCGTCGAGCTCTCGCGCAACGCCGAGGTCGCGATGGAGGAGGTCGTGCAGGTCGGCGCGTCCACGCTGCTGTTCATCACGACGGCGCACGTGTTCGCGCGCTTCATCTCGATCCTCAACGTGCAGGCGGGCGTGAAGACCGGGCACCAGGCCGACACCGCGCAGCTGCTGCCCGCGCTCGCGTCCTTCAAGCCGACGTTCCTCCTCGCGGTGCCGCGCGTGTTCGAGAAGGTCTACAACTCCTCGGAGCAGAAGGCCGAGGGTGCCGGCCGCGGGAAGGTCTTCCGCAAGGCCGCCGAGGTCGCGTACGCGCACTCGGTCGCCGTCGACGCCGGCTCCGTGCCGCTCGCGCTGAAGCTCCAGTACAAGCTCTTCGACGCGCTCGTGTACTCCAAGATCCGGCAGGCGATGGGCGGGCGCGTGCGCTTCGCCGTCAGCGGATCCGCGCCCCTCGGCCTCCGGCTCGGGCACTTCTACCGGTCGCTCGGCCTCACGATCCTCGAGGGCTACGGGCTCACGGAGACGACGGCGCCCGTGAGCGTGAACCTCGTGAAGGGCTTCCGGATCGGCACCGTCGGCCCCGCGCTCCCGGGCGTCTCCACGCGGATCACCGACGAGGGCGAGATCGAGGTGAAGGGCGTCAACGTCTTCGACGGGTACTGGCAGGACGAGGAGGCGACCGCGGCCGTCTTCGACGACGGCTGGTTCCGCACGGGCGACCTCGGGAGCTACGACGCGGACGGCTACCTCACGATCACGGGCCGCAAGAAGGAGATCATCGTCACGGCCGGCGGCAAGAACGTCGCCCCGGCCGCGCTCGAGGACCCCATCCGCGCGAACCCGCTCGTCGGGCAGGTCGTGGTGGCGGGCGACCGGAGGCCGTTCATCTCGGCGCTCATCACGCTGGATCCCGAGATGCTCAAGGTCTGGCTGGCGAACAACGGCCAGGATGCCGCGATGACGCTCGAGCAGGCGTCGCAGAACCCGGCGGTGCTCGCCGAGGTGCAGCGCGCCGTCGACGCCGCGAACGCGACCGTGTCGCGCGCGGAGTCCATCCGGAAGTTCGTCGTGCTGCCGGTGGAGCTCACCGAGGCGGCCGGGCACCTGACGCCGAAGCTCAGCATCAAGCGCCAGGTCGTGCTG is from Clavibacter sp. A6099 and encodes:
- a CDS encoding ROK family glucokinase, with protein sequence MHAIGIDIGGTKIAGAVVDELGVIAAEERTPTEASSPDAIVEAVVGMVERLRALHPDVVAVGVAAAGFIDAAQSTVYYAPNINWRNEPVREKLRGRIDLPIVIENDANAAGWAEFRYGAGRLVSDMVTLTIGTGVGGAIVADDRLFRGGFGAGAELGHMRVVPDGLPCGCGARGCIEQYGSGRALLRTADELADLGGTHGEGLAARRREVGTLTGHDVSDLIQAGDPGALLALRRLGGWLGEAAASIGAILDPQMFVIGGGVAQAGDLLLDPIREAYLAHLPARGYHPEPEFRIAELVNDAGVVGAADLARRHAAALHHGA
- a CDS encoding class II 3-deoxy-7-phosphoheptulonate synthase — encoded protein: MASEHLVPAHPDVLAGLDHWRTLEVKQQPQWPDAAAVHAASAEIALLPPLVFAGEVDLLRSRLAAAADGRAFLLQGGDCAETFAGATADAIRNRVKTVLQMAVVLTYGAAMPVVKMGRMAGQFAKPRSSDSETRGDLTLPAYRGDIVNGYDFTPESRAADPARLVKGYHTAASTLNLIRAFTQGGFADLREVHSWNKGFAANPANQRYEQLARDIDRAIKFMEAAGADFDDLKRVEFYTGHEGLLMDYERPMTRIDSRTGTPYNTSAHFIWIGERTRDLDGAHVDFLSRVRNPLGVKLGPSTTPDTVHELIEKLDPDREPGRLTFITRMGAGRIRDALPPLLEAVKASDANPLWVTDPMHGNGLTTPTGYKTRRFDDVVDEVQGFFQAHRAAGTHPGGIHIELTGDDVTECLGGSEHIDEATLATRYESLCDPRLNHMQSLELAFLVAEELAAARS
- a CDS encoding AMP-dependent synthetase/ligase, whose product is MEQHTMPAVVEARPDDNITDVLVHRVRTSPDAPLFALPDGTGGWSDVSAAEFHRQVVALAKGLVVAGIEPGERIGMMCRTRYEWTLVDFAVFFAGAVLVPVYETSSPGQVHWNMQDSGAVAMILESADHFARFDEVHPELPAVRRVWQIDLGDLDKLAEQGVDVPDAEIERRRNIAVGSDMATLIYTSGTTGRPKGCILTHANFVELSRNAEVAMEEVVQVGASTLLFITTAHVFARFISILNVQAGVKTGHQADTAQLLPALASFKPTFLLAVPRVFEKVYNSSEQKAEGAGRGKVFRKAAEVAYAHSVAVDAGSVPLALKLQYKLFDALVYSKIRQAMGGRVRFAVSGSAPLGLRLGHFYRSLGLTILEGYGLTETTAPVSVNLVKGFRIGTVGPALPGVSTRITDEGEIEVKGVNVFDGYWQDEEATAAVFDDGWFRTGDLGSYDADGYLTITGRKKEIIVTAGGKNVAPAALEDPIRANPLVGQVVVAGDRRPFISALITLDPEMLKVWLANNGQDAAMTLEQASQNPAVLAEVQRAVDAANATVSRAESIRKFVVLPVELTEAAGHLTPKLSIKRQVVLDAFADVITRIYEAAPTTEGHSLVH
- a CDS encoding lysophospholipid acyltransferase family protein, whose product is MFYWFMKNLVAGPLLRSTFRPWVTGIENIPAKGGVILASNHLSFIDSVFLPLLVDRNLVFLAKSDYFTGTGLKGWATKMFFTATGMLPIDRSGGKASEASLNTGLRVLAEGRMLGIYPEGTRSPDGRMYRGRTGVARMILEGDVPVVPIAMIDTEKVMPIGTRIPKVRRIGVVIGEPLDFSRFAGLEGDRFILRSITDEIMYELSRLSGQEYVDVYATSVKEKRASAAR